From Funiculus sociatus GB2-C1, a single genomic window includes:
- a CDS encoding Uma2 family endonuclease, producing MSNLQTKLPINEWALATWDEYIQASADPQLEKAKYYYHNRQLRIEMTPQGYDHSYDNFSIGYAVAIFSGIRAIPISGVTNCTFRKTGEAEAQPDLAFYIGKNAEIIPPDTTIVDLDTYPPPDLVIEISKTSFSDDIGSKRMLYERLGVAEYWVVNVRQAQLICFAIADNGSRQITQSQVLPSLTFTLLEEALRRGRETGRSQLYAWLINQIQSLS from the coding sequence ATGAGTAACTTACAAACCAAATTACCAATAAATGAATGGGCGCTCGCTACTTGGGATGAGTACATACAAGCTAGTGCAGATCCACAACTAGAAAAAGCTAAATACTATTACCACAATAGACAACTACGGATAGAGATGACTCCCCAAGGCTACGACCACTCCTACGATAACTTCTCTATTGGATATGCAGTTGCCATATTCAGTGGTATCAGAGCCATCCCCATCAGTGGAGTAACTAACTGTACTTTTAGAAAAACTGGAGAGGCCGAAGCTCAACCAGATTTAGCATTTTACATTGGTAAAAACGCCGAAATTATTCCCCCTGATACAACTATTGTTGATTTAGATACTTACCCGCCACCAGATTTAGTAATTGAAATTTCTAAAACTTCTTTTTCAGATGATATAGGCAGCAAGCGAATGCTCTATGAAAGACTGGGAGTTGCTGAATATTGGGTGGTAAATGTACGTCAGGCACAATTGATTTGTTTTGCAATTGCTGATAATGGAAGTAGGCAAATTACCCAGTCTCAAGTTTTGCCGTCTTTAACTTTTACCCTACTTGAAGAAGCTTTACGAAGGGGTCGTGAAACGGGTCGCAGTCAATTGTATGCTTGGCTAATCAACCAAATTCAGTCTCTATCGTAG
- a CDS encoding YifB family Mg chelatase-like AAA ATPase, with the protein MLARVWSASIVGIDAVKVGVEVDVSTGMPGTVLVGLPDTAVQESKERVKAALKNAGYAFPMKKIVINLTPADLRKEGPSFDLPISVGIMAASEQVSAQMLGDYLFLGEVSLDGSLRPVAGVLPIAAAAQRLGIAGLVVPDGNAREAAVVQGLAVYGFKNLSQVADFLNSPQRYTPMQLDGRKELAKTVLGGADLKDVKGQVHARRALEIAAAGGHNLIFVGPPGSGKTMLARRLPGILPPLSFDEALEVTQIHSVAGLLKNRGSLVSDRPYRSPHHSASGPSLVGGGSFPRPGEISLSHRGVLFLDELTEFKRDVLEFLRQPLEDGFVTISRTKQSVTFPAQFTLVASTNPCPCGYYGDTIQACTCSPRQREQYWAKLSGPLMDRIDLQVAVNRLKPEEITRQPTGEDSAPVRSRVQVARDRAHTRFKEDTSKVGCNAQMQSHHLREFCKLDDASRNLLEAAIRKLGLSARASDRILKVSRTIADLSGDDDLKTHHVAEAIQYRTIDRMQ; encoded by the coding sequence ATGCTTGCCAGAGTTTGGAGTGCATCTATCGTTGGTATCGATGCTGTAAAAGTGGGCGTGGAAGTCGATGTATCAACAGGAATGCCGGGAACTGTGCTGGTAGGATTGCCAGATACCGCAGTTCAAGAGTCAAAAGAGCGGGTGAAGGCGGCGCTGAAAAATGCTGGTTATGCCTTCCCAATGAAGAAAATTGTCATTAACCTGACACCCGCAGATTTGCGAAAGGAAGGCCCCAGTTTTGATTTACCAATTAGTGTAGGCATCATGGCTGCATCTGAGCAGGTGAGCGCTCAGATGTTAGGAGATTATTTGTTTCTGGGGGAAGTTTCCCTGGATGGCTCTTTGCGTCCGGTGGCTGGCGTGCTGCCAATTGCGGCGGCGGCTCAAAGGTTGGGAATTGCTGGTTTAGTGGTTCCAGACGGTAATGCGCGGGAAGCAGCAGTTGTGCAAGGGTTGGCGGTGTATGGGTTCAAAAATTTATCGCAAGTAGCTGACTTTTTGAATTCGCCACAGCGTTATACGCCGATGCAGCTGGATGGTAGAAAGGAGTTGGCAAAAACGGTTTTGGGCGGTGCAGACTTGAAGGATGTGAAAGGACAAGTTCATGCCCGTCGTGCCTTAGAAATTGCGGCTGCTGGGGGACATAACTTAATATTTGTGGGGCCGCCTGGTAGTGGTAAGACGATGTTAGCGCGACGTTTGCCAGGAATTCTACCGCCGTTAAGTTTTGACGAGGCTCTAGAAGTTACTCAAATTCACTCTGTTGCGGGTTTACTTAAGAATAGAGGATCTTTGGTAAGCGATCGCCCTTACCGCAGTCCGCACCATTCTGCTTCTGGCCCTTCCCTGGTCGGCGGCGGCAGTTTTCCGCGTCCAGGGGAAATTTCTCTGTCACACAGGGGTGTACTTTTTCTGGATGAATTAACGGAATTTAAGCGAGATGTGCTGGAATTCCTACGTCAGCCTTTAGAAGATGGCTTTGTCACCATTTCCCGCACAAAACAATCTGTAACGTTTCCTGCTCAGTTTACCTTAGTTGCCAGTACAAATCCTTGTCCGTGCGGCTACTACGGCGATACGATTCAAGCTTGCACTTGTTCGCCTCGACAACGAGAACAATACTGGGCGAAGCTTTCTGGCCCTTTGATGGATCGAATTGATTTGCAAGTTGCAGTTAATCGCTTGAAGCCGGAAGAAATTACGCGACAACCGACTGGCGAGGATTCTGCACCAGTGCGTTCGAGAGTGCAAGTAGCACGCGATCGCGCTCATACTCGATTTAAAGAGGATACATCTAAAGTGGGTTGCAATGCTCAAATGCAAAGTCATCACCTTAGAGAATTTTGCAAGTTAGATGATGCTTCTCGCAACTTATTAGAGGCAGCAATTCGGAAATTAGGTTTATCGGCAAGAGCAAGCGATCGCATTCTCAAAGTATCGCGGACAATTGCCGATTTATCTGGTGATGATGACCTCAAAACCCATCATGTTGCGGAAGCAATTCAATACCGTACAATAGATAGAATGCAGTGA
- a CDS encoding histidine triad nucleotide-binding protein, with amino-acid sequence MTPSTDTIFSKIIRREIPADIVYEDDLALAFKDIQPQAPVHILVIPKKPIPQLADAESQDHALMGHLLLTVKRVAEQAGLSNGYRVVINNGDDGGQTVPHLHLHILGKRQMKWPPG; translated from the coding sequence ATGACCCCATCCACAGACACAATATTTAGCAAGATTATCCGCCGGGAAATTCCCGCCGACATCGTTTATGAGGACGACTTAGCCCTCGCCTTCAAAGACATTCAGCCCCAGGCACCCGTTCACATCCTCGTCATTCCCAAAAAGCCTATACCCCAGCTTGCCGATGCCGAATCACAAGACCACGCCCTCATGGGTCATTTGTTATTGACTGTAAAGCGCGTTGCCGAACAAGCTGGACTCAGCAACGGCTATCGCGTCGTAATTAACAATGGCGACGATGGTGGGCAAACCGTACCCCACCTGCATTTACACATCCTGGGCAAACGCCAGATGAAATGGCCCCCAGGTTGA